A window of Nicotiana tabacum cultivar K326 chromosome 24, ASM71507v2, whole genome shotgun sequence contains these coding sequences:
- the LOC107809120 gene encoding serine/arginine-rich splicing factor RSZ21A isoform X2, protein MSRVYVGNLNPRVTERDLEDEFRIYGVLRSVWVARRPPGYAFIEFDDRRDALDAIHELDGKNGWRVELSHNSSGRGGGRGGRGGDDTKCYECGEPGHFARECRLRIGSRGLGSGRRRSPSPRYRRSPSYGRRSYSPLGKSPRGRSLSPRRGRSYSRSPPNRRGRYVSPYANGLSPRRGRGSYSRSPAYRRHRDSPYAKGA, encoded by the exons ATGTCGAGGGTTTACGTTGGTAATTTGAATCCTCGGGTAACTGAGAGAGACCTTGAGGATGAGTTTCGTATCTACGGCGTTCTTCGAAG TGTTTGGGTTGCAAGACGACCGCCAGGTTATGCATTCATTGAGTTCGACGATCGTAGGGATGCTCTAGATGCTATTCACGAGCTAGATG GGAAAAATGGTTGGCGTGTGGAGCTCTCACACAATTCGAGCGGTCGTGGTGGAGGCCGTGGTGGTCGTGGAGGTGATGATACGaaatgttatgagtgtggtgagccAGGTCATTTTGCTCGAGAGTGCCGCTTGCGCATTGGTTCACGAGGACTTGGAAGTGGGCGACGTCGAAGTCCTAGTCCTCGATATCGTAGAAGTCCCAGTTATGGGAGaag GAGTTATAGCCCTCTTGGAAAATCTCCTCGAGGTCGCAGCCTATCTCCTCGTCGTGGACGCAGCTACAGCAGGTCACCCCCCAATCGCCGCGGCCGCTATGTGTCACCTTATGCCAATGG TTTATCACCTCGTCGTGGCCGTGGCAGCTATAGCAGATCCCCAGCATATCGCCGTCATCGTGATTCTCCTTATGCAAAAGG AGCTTGA
- the LOC107809120 gene encoding serine/arginine-rich splicing factor RSZ21A isoform X3 — MEEVCFSVWVARRPPGYAFIEFDDRRDALDAIHELDGKNGWRVELSHNSSGRGGGRGGRGGDDTKCYECGEPGHFARECRLRIGSRGLGSGRRRSPSPRYRRSPSYGRRSYSPLGKSPRGRSLSPRRGRSYSRSPPNRRGRYVSPYANGLSPRRGRGSYSRSPAYRRHRDSPYAKGA, encoded by the exons ATGGAGGAAGTATGTTTTAG TGTTTGGGTTGCAAGACGACCGCCAGGTTATGCATTCATTGAGTTCGACGATCGTAGGGATGCTCTAGATGCTATTCACGAGCTAGATG GGAAAAATGGTTGGCGTGTGGAGCTCTCACACAATTCGAGCGGTCGTGGTGGAGGCCGTGGTGGTCGTGGAGGTGATGATACGaaatgttatgagtgtggtgagccAGGTCATTTTGCTCGAGAGTGCCGCTTGCGCATTGGTTCACGAGGACTTGGAAGTGGGCGACGTCGAAGTCCTAGTCCTCGATATCGTAGAAGTCCCAGTTATGGGAGaag GAGTTATAGCCCTCTTGGAAAATCTCCTCGAGGTCGCAGCCTATCTCCTCGTCGTGGACGCAGCTACAGCAGGTCACCCCCCAATCGCCGCGGCCGCTATGTGTCACCTTATGCCAATGG TTTATCACCTCGTCGTGGCCGTGGCAGCTATAGCAGATCCCCAGCATATCGCCGTCATCGTGATTCTCCTTATGCAAAAGG AGCTTGA
- the LOC107809120 gene encoding serine/arginine-rich splicing factor RSZ21A isoform X1 → MGRNHLTSLPLLTIELWSLMVFISASSTPRPHSCVWVARRPPGYAFIEFDDRRDALDAIHELDGKNGWRVELSHNSSGRGGGRGGRGGDDTKCYECGEPGHFARECRLRIGSRGLGSGRRRSPSPRYRRSPSYGRRSYSPLGKSPRGRSLSPRRGRSYSRSPPNRRGRYVSPYANGLSPRRGRGSYSRSPAYRRHRDSPYAKGA, encoded by the exons ATGGGGAGAAATCACCTGACTTCTTTGCCTCTGTTGACAATCGAACTTTGGTCTCTCATGGTCTTCATATCAGCTTCATCGACCCCTAGGCCACATTCTTG TGTTTGGGTTGCAAGACGACCGCCAGGTTATGCATTCATTGAGTTCGACGATCGTAGGGATGCTCTAGATGCTATTCACGAGCTAGATG GGAAAAATGGTTGGCGTGTGGAGCTCTCACACAATTCGAGCGGTCGTGGTGGAGGCCGTGGTGGTCGTGGAGGTGATGATACGaaatgttatgagtgtggtgagccAGGTCATTTTGCTCGAGAGTGCCGCTTGCGCATTGGTTCACGAGGACTTGGAAGTGGGCGACGTCGAAGTCCTAGTCCTCGATATCGTAGAAGTCCCAGTTATGGGAGaag GAGTTATAGCCCTCTTGGAAAATCTCCTCGAGGTCGCAGCCTATCTCCTCGTCGTGGACGCAGCTACAGCAGGTCACCCCCCAATCGCCGCGGCCGCTATGTGTCACCTTATGCCAATGG TTTATCACCTCGTCGTGGCCGTGGCAGCTATAGCAGATCCCCAGCATATCGCCGTCATCGTGATTCTCCTTATGCAAAAGG AGCTTGA